A stretch of the Plodia interpunctella isolate USDA-ARS_2022_Savannah chromosome Z, ilPloInte3.2, whole genome shotgun sequence genome encodes the following:
- the LOC128683096 gene encoding GATOR complex protein NPRL2-like isoform X1, with protein sequence MQVQRHFNGLSQHDYEDGVESKFSLMSSKMMETRYYEGCGRQGPIRCIFLGEFHPVAGPKISCQFPEDYISKEVFDSISAYIIPKPQIQKCTMTINALGHKIVGYPIRIDNSRYERNVYLFNLCFVCDSWSKTVQYEPVVKKLGEHLTIMEEETRFVSNGCTKLPTLLAHLLHDLNTHRKATLVEGDTVMHLKVLEVRKDPAPVHDHDVPVLLASVGSPRPGRPPRPVIPEGTEDGQQQNQEHLDVEDEEPFEIDMEADWDLTTRQLLPYINGYNHISKIAADTNVEKTLVKSCIQNLVYYGVVTLIPVLKFSNMYRATTSLSRLFSDQELQKSCLAFITKGCDFKEKPNMSEVLEMLCALQQGTTLRAVCDRHASTPPTFDIRQLIVFAQVHGLIKCLTRYPVYIRNPPRPNGFKHRIDPVIGIRRLFTGRHCTDEICCLARIDLPTLDQIIEDDPNVAIIWRFSLPCFNRSVRPPNETVNRIF encoded by the exons ATGCAAGTGCAAAGACATTTCAATGGTCTGTCGCAGCACGACTATGAGGACGGCGTGGAGTCGAAGTTCAGCCTAATGTCTTCGAAGATGATGGAAACTCGTTATTACGAGGGATGCGGGCGGCAGGGCCCGATCcgatgtatatttttaggcGAGTTCCATCCCGTTGCCGGTCCTAAAATATCCTGCCAG TTCCCTGAAGATTATATTTCGAAAGAGGTATTTGATTCAATAAGTGCCTATATAATTCCAAAACCACAGATACAGAAGTGCACAATGACAAT AAATGCTTTGGGTCATAAAATTGTGGGTTATCCAATCCGCATTGACAACTCCAGATATGAACGCAATGTGTATCTTTTCAacctttgttttgtttgtgacAGCTGGTCCAAAACTGTCCAGTATGAGCCCGTTGTCAAAAAACTTGGCGAGCACTTG ACAATAATGGAAGAGGAAACTCGTTTTGTATCAAATGGCTGTACCAAATTGCCAACACTTCTGGCCCACTTGTTGCATGATCTGAACACACACCGCAAAGCTACTTTAGTTG AGGGCGACACAGTGATGCATCTGAAAGTGTTGGAGGTACGCAAGGACCCCGCACCTGTGCACGACCACGATGTACCAGTGTTGTTGGCGTCTGTGGGGTCCCCGCGGCCGGGACGGCCCCCGCGCCCGGTGATCCCCGAGGGCACCGAGGACGGTCAGCAACAAAATCAAGAACACCTGGACGTAGAGGATGAGGAGCCTTTTGAAATCGACATGGAAGCTGACTGGGATCTAACCACGAGACAG CTTCTTCCGTATATCAACGGTTACAACCACATATCCAAAATCGCCGCCGACACCAACGTTGAGAAAACGCTCGTCAAATCCTGCATACAGAACTTAGTATATTACGGTGTG GTCACCCTGATTCCAGTATTAAAGTTTAGCAATATGTACCGCGCGACGACCAGCCTCAGCCGGCTGTTTAGCGACCAGGAGTTGCAGAAGTCGTGTCTAGCCTTTATCACTAAAGGTTGTGACTTCAAGGAGAAG CCGAACATGTCAGAAGTGCTGGAGATGCTTTGCGCGCTGCAGCAAGGCACGACATTGCGCGCGGTGTGCGATCGGCACGCGAGCACGCCGCCCACGTTCGACATACGCCAGCTGATCGTGTTCGCGCAAGTGCACGGGCTCATCAAGTGTCTCACCAG aTATCCAGTGTACATCCGCAACCCGCCACGCCCGAACGGCTTCAAGCACCGCATCGACCCAGTGATCGGCATCCGCAGGCTGTTCACAGGGAGACATTGCACCGACGAGATCTGCTGCCTGGCCAGGATCGACCTTCCGACCCTGGACCAGATCATAGAAGACGACCCCAATGTTGCCATCATTTGGAG ATTCAGTCTGCCGTGTTTTAATCGCAGCGTGCGCCCGCCCAACGAAACTGTCAACCGAATTTTTTGA
- the LOC128683096 gene encoding GATOR complex protein NPRL2-like isoform X2: MQVQRHFNGLSQHDYEDGVESKFSLMSSKMMETRYYEGCGRQGPIRCIFLGEFHPVAGPKISCQFPEDYISKEVFDSISAYIIPKPQIQKCTMTINALGHKIVGYPIRIDNSRYERNVYLFNLCFVCDSWSKTVQYEPVVKKLGEHLTIMEEETRFVSNGCTKLPTLLAHLLHDLNTHRKATLVEGDTVMHLKVLEVRKDPAPVHDHDVPVLLASVGSPRPGRPPRPVIPEGTEDGQQQNQEHLDVEDEEPFEIDMEADWDLTTRQLLPYINGYNHISKIAADTNVEKTLVKSCIQNLVYYGVVTLIPVLKFSNMYRATTSLSRLFSDQELQKSCLAFITKGCDFKEKPNMSEVLEMLCALQQGTTLRAVCDRHASTPPTFDIRQLIVFAQVHGLIKCLTRYPVYIRNPPRPNGFKHRIDPVIGIRRLFTGRHCTDEICCLARIDLPTLDQIIEDDPNVAIIWR, from the exons ATGCAAGTGCAAAGACATTTCAATGGTCTGTCGCAGCACGACTATGAGGACGGCGTGGAGTCGAAGTTCAGCCTAATGTCTTCGAAGATGATGGAAACTCGTTATTACGAGGGATGCGGGCGGCAGGGCCCGATCcgatgtatatttttaggcGAGTTCCATCCCGTTGCCGGTCCTAAAATATCCTGCCAG TTCCCTGAAGATTATATTTCGAAAGAGGTATTTGATTCAATAAGTGCCTATATAATTCCAAAACCACAGATACAGAAGTGCACAATGACAAT AAATGCTTTGGGTCATAAAATTGTGGGTTATCCAATCCGCATTGACAACTCCAGATATGAACGCAATGTGTATCTTTTCAacctttgttttgtttgtgacAGCTGGTCCAAAACTGTCCAGTATGAGCCCGTTGTCAAAAAACTTGGCGAGCACTTG ACAATAATGGAAGAGGAAACTCGTTTTGTATCAAATGGCTGTACCAAATTGCCAACACTTCTGGCCCACTTGTTGCATGATCTGAACACACACCGCAAAGCTACTTTAGTTG AGGGCGACACAGTGATGCATCTGAAAGTGTTGGAGGTACGCAAGGACCCCGCACCTGTGCACGACCACGATGTACCAGTGTTGTTGGCGTCTGTGGGGTCCCCGCGGCCGGGACGGCCCCCGCGCCCGGTGATCCCCGAGGGCACCGAGGACGGTCAGCAACAAAATCAAGAACACCTGGACGTAGAGGATGAGGAGCCTTTTGAAATCGACATGGAAGCTGACTGGGATCTAACCACGAGACAG CTTCTTCCGTATATCAACGGTTACAACCACATATCCAAAATCGCCGCCGACACCAACGTTGAGAAAACGCTCGTCAAATCCTGCATACAGAACTTAGTATATTACGGTGTG GTCACCCTGATTCCAGTATTAAAGTTTAGCAATATGTACCGCGCGACGACCAGCCTCAGCCGGCTGTTTAGCGACCAGGAGTTGCAGAAGTCGTGTCTAGCCTTTATCACTAAAGGTTGTGACTTCAAGGAGAAG CCGAACATGTCAGAAGTGCTGGAGATGCTTTGCGCGCTGCAGCAAGGCACGACATTGCGCGCGGTGTGCGATCGGCACGCGAGCACGCCGCCCACGTTCGACATACGCCAGCTGATCGTGTTCGCGCAAGTGCACGGGCTCATCAAGTGTCTCACCAG aTATCCAGTGTACATCCGCAACCCGCCACGCCCGAACGGCTTCAAGCACCGCATCGACCCAGTGATCGGCATCCGCAGGCTGTTCACAGGGAGACATTGCACCGACGAGATCTGCTGCCTGGCCAGGATCGACCTTCCGACCCTGGACCAGATCATAGAAGACGACCCCAATGTTGCCATCATTTGGAGGTAG